ATGATAATGAAAAACGACGGATAGAAAGTTACATGGGCGAGTACATGAAGTGGAGCTACACAAAGTCCGGAAAAAATTCTTTCATATCCATGGACTGCTCTAAAATTCCGGTCAATCCCCTTTACTCTGCTTGGAAGTCAAAGGCTTTTACCAGCAATGACATTATGCTTCATTTTTATCTATTAGATATACTAAACAGTCATGCTAAAATAGCTATCAGCCAACTAACGGATGAAATCTGTGAGAAAAGCCATCAGACCTTCGACATACAGACCGTACGTAATAAATGCAGCGAGTATGTTTCTTTAGGACTGCTAAAATCAGATAAGCAGGGAAAGTCTTTATACTACAGTTTATCAAAGGAATCCTTTGATGGTTTACTGGCTATTGCACCTGGATTGGCTGCGGCAGTGAGTTTTTATCAGGGCAGCACGGCACTCGGAGAGATTGGAAATTATATCATGGATAATCACACAATTGAAAATACCTTATTCAACTTCAAACACTACTATGTTGCACACACCTTGGAGGATAATGTATTACTTGATATACTCTCATCTATTAGAAATAAGCAGTCCATTGAGTTTGAGAACTATAACGAAGCCGGGAACTTAAGTTCTACTTCTTATGGAATTCCTTTGAGGGTTTTTGTCAGCTCAGCAACGGGCAGACGATATTTGTGTATCTATCAACCGAGAATACGACGTTTTTTTACGTATCGTTTAGACCATATTAAATCTGTGAAAGCAATCGGATTTTGTGAAGATACCGATAAATACTTAAAAATTTTAGATAAAAATATAGACAAAGTATGGGGTGTAGGCTTTGGAGGTAGAAGCCGTATGGAAATTGTCTGTATGAAACTTTACATAAATGAGCAGAAGGAACACTACTTATTAGAACGAATCGCAAGAGAAGGTCACGGGGGCGAAGTGCTACGTCTGTCTGCTAACGTTTTCCTTTATACCAAGGAAGTCTTTGACACAAATGACATGTCTCCCTGGATAAAGACCTTCATTGGCAGGATAATTCAACTGGAAGGAAGCAATCAAGCAGTTATCGGACGGTTTTATAATGACATAAACAGAATGAAGGAAATGTATGACATTGGCTAGAAAAGAGGGTATATTTATGGATTTATTTTCAGAAGTTTACGGCTGTTATTATACGGTGATAGCCAGATTATTAGAAAAAGCCCAAGAAGGAATTAGTAAAGGAGAAATAGAAACACTAATTAACTCACAAGCTTTTTGTGACAGTGCCTTTCACCTATTACCCAAGTTATTATCAGGCGAATGGAATTTGTTAGAGAAGAAAACAGATGGAAGATATTATGCCCTTCCTAAATTGACTAACTTCAAACGCCCAATGACAACACTGGAAAAAGCTTGGCTTAAGGCGCTTTTCTTAGACAAACGCATTCTGCTATTTGTAACTAACACTGAATTAGAAGCATTAAATACTGCCCTTTCAGACGTTGAACCCTTATATTACCCAGAGAACTTTCATGTGTTTGATTCTGCTGCCGACGGCGACCCTTATGATAACGAGGAGTATATTCAGAACTTCCGTTTAGTTTTAAAGGCTTGTATACATAGACAAGGAATATGTATTGCTTATGAAAATAGCAAACAAAAGCAAGTGTCCAGAACTCTATTTCCTTACAAAATAACCTACTCTAATCGGGATGATAAATTTCGCCTTCTAGGTGTATTAACAGCACAAAATGGTGAGCACAAAGGTATTACTCTAAATTTGGCCCGCATTCGTTCCGTCACACTTGTAGATGCTCTACCTTTTAGAAACATTGATTTTATGAAATATTTTACACAATCTCTTAATTCTGAACCTATACTTCTTGAAATATCCAGGGAGCGAAAGGCGCTGGAACGTTGTATGCTCCAATTTGCTTCCTGGGAAAAACAAACCGAATATGATGAGGAAAATGATTATTACATATGCAAAATCTTTTATGATAAGCAAGATGAGACAGAACTCTTAATCCGCATTTTAAGCTTCGGTCCGGTAATAAAAGTTCTTGGTCCGGAAGGCTTTTTAAATCAGGTTAAGGAACGGATAAGAAATCAATACCAATTAAACTTGGGAGATCGTGTTATATAGTCTTTCTATATAATATAGTCTTTCTATATAATATAGTCTTTCTATATAATATAGTCTTTCTATATAATATAGTCTTTCTATATAATATAGTCTTTCTATATAATATAGTCTTTCTATATTTTCATTCTCTTCTAGAATTAAAATGCATAGAAAAAGTTTAACTATATTTTATAAAACTTTTTCTATGCTTAGTTAGCTTAAAAGCTTTCAGTTAAAATTCACTATCCTTATGTAAATAAATTTAATTATACTTTAGCTTATTCTACTAGTTAACTCTTCTAAAAGCTTTCCTCTGCTTAATATGGATACTCTGTGCTTGGAACCATCTCTCATTGTCAATCTTAAACCTGTAGGTAAGAATCGAAATAAATAAGGGCCAATCATACACTTATCCACAGAGATAATATCTGATAAATCGATTTCCATATAATTATGTTTAGCCGCTCCCAAAATTGTCATTGCTCTAAAAGCGAAACGCTTTGAGGTTAGAAGATACACCCCTCGAATTTGTTTATACATTAAGCTTCCTGCCCAATAATCCCCTTTTATTTCTTTTATAACAACTTCATCTGATTGTAAATCGAGTATTTGCATAGAAGAATCCTCCGCCTTATCTTTTGAATAGGATGTTATTACTGCAAAATAGTGTAAATACCATTACTAATGTCAGAACTTTGCAAAAGGATTTCGTCCATAACGTATACATTTAAATAGCCTCCTTATATCTTATTTTTTACCGCCATATCCCTTATAAGTAGCGTAAACTGCATCCGCATATTGATTCGCCAGGATAGGACGTCCATAAGAATCAGTAGCTCCCGGGTACCAATAATCTCCTCCATTATAGTGCAATAAACCTTTATATACGCTGCCGAATTTTACAATCTTTTCGTCTAAAATCAGTGCACCCATGCATACCTGGTCTTGTTCGCTACTGTGATTATAAGAACGGCCAAATCTTGAGCTGAATTGAGATAGATAAGCATTTCGTGTGTTTGGTTCTACCTGCATCAATCCGTCACCAGCTGATGGGCTACCGGGTAACCCTGCTCCAAAACTGCTTTCCTTTTTGATAACAGCACACAGTAATAAAGCAAAATCTCCGCCTTTACCAAATTTATTATCCACATTCATTGTATATGTCCATATGTTACTTGGCACTTCAGAAGGCTTTTTTACTGAAGGATTTGATGAACCTGTATAAATCTTAACCGATGACATCTTGTCATTAACAATGTCACCAACCCAGGAAGAACTTGAAGTATAGGTCCATTTTGTTCCTCCAAAATTATCATTTGCATATACTTCAACCGTCCAGCCGCTTGGAACCTTTAATGAGGACATCCAGTCATTGGGAATTCCTTTTGCATTCAGCTGTGATAGTGTGTAATTACCTACTCCTAGTGTTACTGCTTTTCCACCATAATTTTTATCTGCATAGAATGTAACCCCGCTTGTTGCCGGTGGTTGTGTTGGCGTCGGTGCAGTTCCACTGCCTCCTTTCGACCATAAAGCCGGAACATTTGTAGGTTCCCAGCCTACGATGGAAGTATGTGCCTGACGACAGGTATAGGTACTTCCACTATATGTCACCGTATCATTTACTGCATATGCAGTATTTGCAGCCCATGCTCCTCTAGCGGCTGCGCTTACCGGTAAGGATATAAAAAATATGGATATAAATACTACTAAGGCTGCCATAAGGGGCAGATTTTTATAAGAAAACTTTTTATTAATCATTTTCAGACCTCCTTGTTTTTTTGTTTGATATATACAAAACAACTATATATGTGATCAAATCTATCAATATCACTAAAATGGGTTCTAATTCAATGCGTCAAAGTAACCACGGTAATTATTTGTAAACTCGTAATTGTTCTGCGCATCCCAGTTTACCGACCAGGACATTAAACCTTTGAATCCAGAATAGCCGGAAGTATTCTGAAGTTGATATGTTCCACCATAAGGTATTCCTTTCATCAGGTAATCCAGAGCTTTTTTCATTTCTGTAGGATTTATGTAGCCTCCACTGGGAGCAGCACCTGCAGCGGCCGGTAAACCAATCAATATTTGATCCTGCCTTAGTGCAGGGAACATATTGCCTGCATTGTTTGCAATAGGGAAGCCTTTCAGCAGCATTTCTGCCATTGCTACTTCAAAATCTGCCGTTCCCTGGTTATAGGTTTTACCATCCAGAGCTGTATTTCCACCGCAATTATAGTGCTGTACATGGATATAGGTAAGCTTATCCTGCAATCCGTAGATAATAGGCAGATAGGCACCCCAAGGTCCCCCATATGCTGTTACACCTCCTTGTACATAAGCTATTTCAGGAGCCATGCTTAAAGTGAAACTTGAATCGTACCTTTCTGTGATTGCTTCCATTGCGGCAATCAGGTTCACTATTGTTGGAGTTGTAGGGTTTCTAAAGTCCGTATCACCGCCGTTTAAATAAATACCGGTTTCAATATCAATATCTACACCGCTAAATCCATATTTATCGATTGTAGCGATAAGTGAATTTATGAATCTTGTTTTAGCTGCACTATCAGGCAGACTTAACGCACCATTTTGTCCTCCTAAAGACAATACGACCCTTTTCCCTAATCCTTTAAGATATGCAACATCCGAAGAGAAGGATGCGTCCGTTGCATTGAATGGTGTAAATGAAACAGTTCCATCACCTGCAATATCAGCAAAAGCTACATGAATGACGTCCCACTTGGTTGATACGTTCCTAAGCGTCATAACTGGGGTTAATCCATTGTCAAAGTTATGCCAGTAACCAACCAGCAGCTTACTGCCAGTACCAGCAGGCGGTGGTGTTGTTGAAATAGTGTAGGTAGCCGAAGCTATATTCGAATTGTTCTTTCCTGCTGCCATAGCAATTGCCTTTATTGTTATAGAACTCATAACAGATATTGCACCTGTATATTGTAAAGAGGATGCAGTAGGTGTGGAGCCATCGGTAGTATACCTGATAGTAGCACCGTCTGTTGCACATGAGATACTCACCTTCTGTGCTGCTGTATATGTTCCCCCTGCAAGGCTGAAGCTAGGTGTTGCCACCTGCAAGGCTGCACTGCCACCTTGTTCCCATAATGCAGGAACATTGGATGGTTCCCAACCTGTGAGGGAAGTATGTGCCTGCCGGCATCTATAGTTGCTTCCGTTGTAAGATACTATTGCTCCTACGCTGTATGAAACATATGGTGCCCAAGCAGGATAATCGCTGCTGCTGATAGTGTACGTAGCAGCTGCAACAGCTGAATTGTTCATACCTGGTGCCATAGCAATTACCTTTATTGTTTTAGTACTCGTTACAGATATTGCACCTGTATATTGTGCAGAGGATGAAGTAGGCGTTGAACCATCGGTAGTATACCTGATGGTAGCACCGGCTGTTGCACATGAGATGGATACATTCTGTGCTGATGTATATGTTCCCCCTGCAGGACTGAAGATAGGTGTTGCCACCCGTGAGGTACCATTATTTATGATATACGCAGCACTTA
The nucleotide sequence above comes from Anaerocolumna cellulosilytica. Encoded proteins:
- a CDS encoding WYL domain-containing protein, producing MGEFNELIRNFDKIRDYMRDFYIYGFKSRNDFNRKSARTYDNEKRRIESYMGEYMKWSYTKSGKNSFISMDCSKIPVNPLYSAWKSKAFTSNDIMLHFYLLDILNSHAKIAISQLTDEICEKSHQTFDIQTVRNKCSEYVSLGLLKSDKQGKSLYYSLSKESFDGLLAIAPGLAAAVSFYQGSTALGEIGNYIMDNHTIENTLFNFKHYYVAHTLEDNVLLDILSSIRNKQSIEFENYNEAGNLSSTSYGIPLRVFVSSATGRRYLCIYQPRIRRFFTYRLDHIKSVKAIGFCEDTDKYLKILDKNIDKVWGVGFGGRSRMEIVCMKLYINEQKEHYLLERIAREGHGGEVLRLSANVFLYTKEVFDTNDMSPWIKTFIGRIIQLEGSNQAVIGRFYNDINRMKEMYDIG
- a CDS encoding WYL domain-containing protein, whose translation is MDLFSEVYGCYYTVIARLLEKAQEGISKGEIETLINSQAFCDSAFHLLPKLLSGEWNLLEKKTDGRYYALPKLTNFKRPMTTLEKAWLKALFLDKRILLFVTNTELEALNTALSDVEPLYYPENFHVFDSAADGDPYDNEEYIQNFRLVLKACIHRQGICIAYENSKQKQVSRTLFPYKITYSNRDDKFRLLGVLTAQNGEHKGITLNLARIRSVTLVDALPFRNIDFMKYFTQSLNSEPILLEISRERKALERCMLQFASWEKQTEYDEENDYYICKIFYDKQDETELLIRILSFGPVIKVLGPEGFLNQVKERIRNQYQLNLGDRVI
- a CDS encoding carbohydrate-binding protein; this translates as MINKKFSYKNLPLMAALVVFISIFFISLPVSAAARGAWAANTAYAVNDTVTYSGSTYTCRQAHTSIVGWEPTNVPALWSKGGSGTAPTPTQPPATSGVTFYADKNYGGKAVTLGVGNYTLSQLNAKGIPNDWMSSLKVPSGWTVEVYANDNFGGTKWTYTSSSSWVGDIVNDKMSSVKIYTGSSNPSVKKPSEVPSNIWTYTMNVDNKFGKGGDFALLLCAVIKKESSFGAGLPGSPSAGDGLMQVEPNTRNAYLSQFSSRFGRSYNHSSEQDQVCMGALILDEKIVKFGSVYKGLLHYNGGDYWYPGATDSYGRPILANQYADAVYATYKGYGGKK
- a CDS encoding glycosyl hydrolase family 18 protein is translated as MKRGLRRVLPLVIVFVIVFTLFPMGTSVSSAANSKNFVVYFPNWGMYNATHMSMNVGMIPWNKVTCINHAFFTVDSSYKLATTDEYADFQATFEHSEGWNPGMLRGHFGEYKYYKTQYPNVKVVISVGGWTRGENFHAMAQTSSSRAIFIQSVIDFLKKYPFIDGIDLDWEYPGVNRAKDPNDEFDRGCPGGPEDKQNFTALLREIREAYNKNGMSEKLLTIAAPGGYEKVDLTEPDKYSQYLDWLNIMTYDIHGAWETVTNHQSAIYKNPNDPSGTTPVDIKNKYNTDYIMKYYRDTYNVPASKLNVGSPFYSRGWKNVVANTGTNGLFATASGAPVGNLDNPSSPGGQNSYAQMKVLENTAGYTKYRDSVSQVPWLYNSSLGIMYTYEDETSAAARCDYVIDNGFGGIIGWEISCDTSDFSLTNTISGKLGINGTATVITPVFSPGGGTYSSAQNVSISCATAGATIRYTIDGSEPTSSSNVYTGAIKVSSTTTVKAKAFKSGMNDSATVSAAYIINNGTSRVATPIFSPAGGTYTSAQNVSISCATAGATIRYTTDGSTPTSSSAQYTGAISVTSTKTIKVIAMAPGMNNSAVAAATYTISSSDYPAWAPYVSYSVGAIVSYNGSNYRCRQAHTSLTGWEPSNVPALWEQGGSAALQVATPSFSLAGGTYTAAQKVSISCATDGATIRYTTDGSTPTASSLQYTGAISVMSSITIKAIAMAAGKNNSNIASATYTISTTPPPAGTGSKLLVGYWHNFDNGLTPVMTLRNVSTKWDVIHVAFADIAGDGTVSFTPFNATDASFSSDVAYLKGLGKRVVLSLGGQNGALSLPDSAAKTRFINSLIATIDKYGFSGVDIDIETGIYLNGGDTDFRNPTTPTIVNLIAAMEAITERYDSSFTLSMAPEIAYVQGGVTAYGGPWGAYLPIIYGLQDKLTYIHVQHYNCGGNTALDGKTYNQGTADFEVAMAEMLLKGFPIANNAGNMFPALRQDQILIGLPAAAGAAPSGGYINPTEMKKALDYLMKGIPYGGTYQLQNTSGYSGFKGLMSWSVNWDAQNNYEFTNNYRGYFDALN